A window of Geothrix edaphica genomic DNA:
GAAGACCAGCTACAAGCGCAGCGATTTCCCGAACCTTCCCGTGAAGCCCGTGCTCATCAAGGAAGCTGTGCAGATCCAATGATGGACAGGGCCTCCGCGGGCGCACCCAGCTTGCGCAGGCTGCGCTCGAGGCGTGCGCGGTAGCGGGGCCAGAGGTCCGTGCCCGCAGGCGTGAAGCCGGCGCGATCCCAATCCAGGACGAGGGCGCCGCCGCTCGGCGGCAAGAGAATGTTGGTGGCGTTGAGGTCGGGCGACCACAGGCCCCACTCGCAGAGCGAGGCGAGGGCCTGGCGGATGGCGTCGGCGCGTCCGGCGCTGAGATCCCAGCGGCGCGGCCAGGCCTCGCCCTCGGCCAGCCGCGTGAACAGCACGCCCTCCACGCCGATGCCGTTGGGCCGCCACGCATAGCCGAGGGGCTCCACGGTGGGGAAGCCCGCCTCCCAGAGTCCGCGATGGACCGCGTGCTCCGCTGCGAAACGCAGGTGGGTCCGGTAGGTCCGTTCGTTCAGGTGGCGCAGGAGGCCGCCGCGGCGGTAGGGGCGCATCACCAGATCGCCGACGCGGAGAATGCCGCCGCGACCGAAGGCGCCTTCGAGCGGAAGGGCCTCTCCCTCGATGAGCTGGCCGCCGGGCGTACAGACGCGCCAGCCGGGGCCGAGGCCCGGCAGCTCCAGGTTCACGCGGCAGCCCAGCGGACGGAGCGGCCTGCCAGGTTCGTACGGCCACGAAGCCGGCAGGGGGGGGACGATGTAAGGGTCGTGGATCATGTGGATTCCAGCTTGGCGGGTCCCGGGACGGAAGGCAAAGACTGTGTCTGTCCTCCCGCTGGAACGAGCCCGGCGACACCTGTCAACTGTCTCGTCAGGGCGGGAACCTGCCACCAAAAATCAGCACGGACCCAAGTGGCTTGAGCTGGAAGGAATTCTTCCGGATTGCACCCCCGCTTCCCACAAAGGATGTGGAAATCCCTCCCCGCCCCCTCGGTAATGGGGAAAAAATTTTCTCGATTTCTGCACGTCGGCCAAACGCCGTTTGATCCGCGCACGCGGTGCGGCCTCACTATCCTGGAGTCGTGAACGCATCCGCTCCCCATCCCTCCATTCCCGCCGAAGCACTGGCGAGGCAGGCCCGGCTAGCGATGGTGCTGGCCGCCATGGAGCGGCAAGCGGAAAACCTCGAACCCCATCCGCTGCAGACCCTGCGCCAGGCCCTGCAGGGAGAGCCGGCGGATCTCTCCGCGCTCGTCGAGGGATTGGTCGAGGAGGATCTGGTGGAGGAAGGCGCCTGTCTGGTCCGCGCCGAGCGGAGGCAGGCCCGGGAGGAGCCCGCGAAGCAGATCGGCTCCCTCCTGGCGCCACTGGCCACGAAGGCCATGGCGCGGCGAGAGGCGACCTGGCAGCTGGACAGCCGACGCGCCACCGTGCGCCTGGGCTACGCGAAGGACGGCGGGGCCCTGGACTTCGACGAGGGGGACGTACACGCGATCCTGCTCCAGGCCTTCCGCCTTGAGGGGTTCCGCTTGGCCCTGGACTTCGGCAAGCGCTCCCGCCCTTCGCTCCGACTGGAACTGCCGCTGCCCGCGGGGGCCGGCGGCCTGGCGGAATGGGCCGAGGCGGAGCTCCGGATGGAGCCGCCGGAAGCGCACGGGAGCCTGATGGCGCGGATGAACAGGCGGCTGCCGGAAGGGCTGCGGATCCATCACTGGGACGCCTGCCCGCCCTACGCTTCGCCGCTGGGGGAACTGGCTGATGCCTCCCACTGGCGCTGGGAGTGCCCGGCCGACCATGCGGATGGGGCGCGGCTCCGCACGGCCGCGTTCCTCCGCGCGACGGAGTGGCTCTGGGAGAAGGGCGGCCGGATCGAAGGCCGCAAGCAGGTCAAGCAGCTGGACCTGCGGCCCCTGGTGACGGACCTGCGGTGGGAGGGGAATGTCCTCTTCAGCACGACCCGCGCCGAGGTCGGTAACCCCCTGAAGGTCCACGCGGCGATCCTGGGTCTGGAACCCTCGGCCCTCCGCGGCCTCCTGCGCCTGTCCCTGGACCTGAGGCCGGATCCACGGCTCGCCCAGGCGGAGCGCTTCGAGCCCAAGCTCAAGAACATGTACGAGGACGCGGTGCTGCTCAGCGGCGGCTCGAACATCACCCTGGTGGACGAAGATGACGACGAACCCCTGCGCCTAGGCTGAACCTGCCTCCTTGCTGATGGCCAGCAACAGGCCAAGGCAGATGAGGCTGGCGATGAGGCTGTTGGGGCCGAAGGAGATGAAGGGCAGGGGGATGCCCTTGTTGGGGGCCAGCGACAGCACCACGCTCATGTTCATCAGGGCCTGCACCACCAGCAGCAGGACGAAGCCCATGGCGCAGAGCTTGAGGAAGGTGTCGTTGACGCGCCGGGCGATGCGGTAGCCCCGCCAGAGGATCGCGATGAAGAGCGCCAGGATCGCCACGGTCCCGATGAGGCCGGCCTCCTCGGCGATCACCGCGTAGATGAAATCCGTGTGCGCCTCGGGCAGGAAGAAGAGCTTCTGTTTGCCGCCGCCCAGGCCGACGCCCATGAAGCCGCCGTTGCCCACGGCCACGAGGCTCTGGAGGGCCTGGTGGCCCTTGCCGAGGGGATCGGCCGCAGGATTCAGGAAGCTCGTCACGCGGGCCAGACGGTAGGGCGACAGCACCACGAAGGCGGTCCCCAGGGCGCCCAGGACCGGAATGGCCACGGCAAAGATCCACTTGGGCGCGCCGCCGAGGAACACCACCATCAGCGTCACGAAGACGATGAGGAAGGAGGTCCCGAAGTCAGGCTCGCGCAGGATGAGGGCCAGGGGCACCGACATGATGCCGGCCAGCCCCAGCAGCTTGGGCAGGGCATCGCGATGGCTGGTCCAGGCCTCGCGATGGCGGACCATCCAGCCCGCGGCGATGAGGACCGACAGGGGCTTGAAGAGCTCCGAGGGCTGGAGGCTCATGGCCCCGAGCCGGATCCAGCGGTGGGCACCGTTGATCTTGGGCCCGAAGAAAAGCACCGCAGCCAGGAGCAGCACCAGGATCCCGTAGGTGATCTGGAGGGGGCGCGGGTGGTCCTGGAGGGGGGTCAGGTCCACCTGGGAGAGCGCCAGCATGCAGGCGATGCCGATGACGCCACCGAGGAGCTGCCGGGTCAGGAAGGCGGTGGCGGCCGCGTGATTCTGGGAGGCCTTGATGGCGGAGGCGGAGTAGATCCACACCATCCCGACGGCGACCAGGGCCAGCGCGAACAGCACCAGCCAGCGATCCACGGGGCGGCGGACGTCGGGTGCCATGTCAGAGCGCCAGGTCCCGCCGGGCGGCGGCTTCGAGCTCGTGGAGGGCCAGATCCACCCAGGTGGCCTCCTGGGCCTCCACCATGAGCCGGAGTTTGGGCTCCGTGCCGGACCAGCGGACCACCTGGCGCACCCCCTCGCCCCAGCGAGCGTCGATGGCGGCCATGGTGGCCACCAGTTCGGGGCAGGCCTCCACGGCCCGCCGGTCCTTGGCCAGCACGTTCACCAGGCGCTGGGGCCAGGGGCGGAAGGTCCAGGCCCAGCG
This region includes:
- a CDS encoding lipopolysaccharide kinase InaA family protein, with protein sequence MIHDPYIVPPLPASWPYEPGRPLRPLGCRVNLELPGLGPGWRVCTPGGQLIEGEALPLEGAFGRGGILRVGDLVMRPYRRGGLLRHLNERTYRTHLRFAAEHAVHRGLWEAGFPTVEPLGYAWRPNGIGVEGVLFTRLAEGEAWPRRWDLSAGRADAIRQALASLCEWGLWSPDLNATNILLPPSGGALVLDWDRAGFTPAGTDLWPRYRARLERSLRKLGAPAEALSIIGSAQLP
- a CDS encoding DUF2344 domain-containing protein gives rise to the protein MNASAPHPSIPAEALARQARLAMVLAAMERQAENLEPHPLQTLRQALQGEPADLSALVEGLVEEDLVEEGACLVRAERRQAREEPAKQIGSLLAPLATKAMARREATWQLDSRRATVRLGYAKDGGALDFDEGDVHAILLQAFRLEGFRLALDFGKRSRPSLRLELPLPAGAGGLAEWAEAELRMEPPEAHGSLMARMNRRLPEGLRIHHWDACPPYASPLGELADASHWRWECPADHADGARLRTAAFLRATEWLWEKGGRIEGRKQVKQLDLRPLVTDLRWEGNVLFSTTRAEVGNPLKVHAAILGLEPSALRGLLRLSLDLRPDPRLAQAERFEPKLKNMYEDAVLLSGGSNITLVDEDDDEPLRLG
- the ftsW gene encoding putative lipid II flippase FtsW gives rise to the protein MAPDVRRPVDRWLVLFALALVAVGMVWIYSASAIKASQNHAAATAFLTRQLLGGVIGIACMLALSQVDLTPLQDHPRPLQITYGILVLLLAAVLFFGPKINGAHRWIRLGAMSLQPSELFKPLSVLIAAGWMVRHREAWTSHRDALPKLLGLAGIMSVPLALILREPDFGTSFLIVFVTLMVVFLGGAPKWIFAVAIPVLGALGTAFVVLSPYRLARVTSFLNPAADPLGKGHQALQSLVAVGNGGFMGVGLGGGKQKLFFLPEAHTDFIYAVIAEEAGLIGTVAILALFIAILWRGYRIARRVNDTFLKLCAMGFVLLLVVQALMNMSVVLSLAPNKGIPLPFISFGPNSLIASLICLGLLLAISKEAGSA